gaaacaggagtaGCTGGGCCCTCGTGGGACAGAAGCTCTGCTTGGTCAGCTCGATCGCAGTATAGCAAGCTGGAATGTGCAAACAGAAACCCTCCCTAGGTAAGAAAACATCATCTTTAGTCTCAAATGATTTCTGCAATTTTGCCAAAAGTATGtagcaaataataaaaatgaataaacacataAGGAGATCAGTCAACAAGAATAAAACACAAAGAATAGAAACATAATTGCTTCAGATATTGGAATTGCCTGACACAGAATTTTTTTATACTCAAGTTTAAGGTACTATTAAGTAAAAGTGTAAGGttactattattgtgttttaTAAAAGACTGCAGTTGAATCTGTATGGAGACAGAAAATCCCATCTACTTTTCTATTTCTAGTCCCAGATCATGTTAGAGTGTTTCTGGAACATAATTGGCTATAGTTAGGTAACTGTACTTCCATCTTTCCATGTCCTGAGATAGAAATTCTGCAAGACCAGAAAGGAATGAATGTAAACTCAATACATTAGTATAGCCCCCCAAACACACAAAatgtcaatcataaaggaaactgATCATCCATATCAGCAATGAATAAAACAGTCACAAAGATAAATGTCCAAGGAAGTCACAATAATTTGAATCTTATAAATAATCCTCCTGGTTCTAAGTTCAGGCTCACTATGCAGACATTTTTGATTAATGTTATACCATTCAGTTGTTTATGCATTATAAAAGTGACACAGAATTTAAATGCAGTTTGCTCATTATACTAAggaagggaaagaacaaaaattgAGAATTTTGGCAGAGACTAGAAActatacagaaaaaataaaatgaaaatcctaGCACTATAAAAAGTAGTATTTGATATTATCGTGGCAGTGGAAAAAATAACACAGTAAGCATATCTGAAGACAGAGTGAATGAACTGGAAGATAGTTCAGAAGGAAATATGCAGAATGAATCACAAATAGACAAAAGATGAAAACCTATGGAGAGTATGTGACAGACACAAAGGAGCTTGAGAGAAGATGAAATTAAACCAGGGGTCCACGGACCCTTTCTTAAAGGGCCACAAAGAGCAAGTGTTCTTTGCATGTGAACCAAACAGTCTCCAGCAAACTCAGCTCTGCTGCTGGTAGCATGAAAGCAGCCAAGCACAACACAGGAATGAGTAAGTacagctgtgttccaataaactTTATTCACAGAAACAGGCAGAGGGTCAAATTCAGGCAGTCAGCCACACTGCTGAGTCCTGATCTAACCGACCAGAAGTTAAAGTACCAGCAGTCAAGGAGAAAAATGTGCATGAGCaatgttttaaaagattatgGCATAGAGACATGGGCAGACACAGAGAACTGATGTTGGGCAcagtgggtgggggaagggtggggggaatTGAGAGAATACTGAAGcatacacattcagttcagttcagttcagtcgctcaggcgtgtccgactctgtgaccccatggactgcagcatgccaggcctccccgcccatcaccaactcctggagtactcaaattcatgtccattgagtcagtgatgcctctgtcatccccttctccccccaccttcaatctttcccagcatcagggtcttttccaatgagtcagctctttgcatcaagtgctccaagtattagagcttcagcttcagcatcagtccttccaatgaatcttcaggactgatctcctttaggatggactggttggatctccttgccgtccaagggactctcaatagtcttctccaacaccacaattcaaaagcatcaattcttccacgctcagctttgtttatggtccaactctcacatccatatatgaccactggaaaaaccatagccttgactagacagacccttgttggcaaagtaatgtctctgcttttgaacatgctgtctaggttggtcataacttttcttccaaggagcaagcatcttttaatttcatggctgcagtcaccatctgcagtgattttggagcccagaaaaataaactctgtcactgtttccactgtttccccatccatttgccatgaagtgatgggaccagatgccatgatcttagttttctgaatattgagttttaagccaacttttccactctcttctttcactttcatcaagaggctctttagttcttctttgctttctgcataagggtggtgtcatctgcatatctgaggttattgatatttctcccggcagtcttgattccagcttgtgcttcatccagcccagtatttctcatgatgtactctgcatataagttaaataagcagggtgacaatatacagccttggcatactcctttccctatttggaaccagtctgttgttccatgtccagttctaactgttgcttcctgacctgcatacagatttctcaagaggcagatcaggtggtctggtattcccatctctttcagaattttccagagtttgttgtggtccacatagtcaaaggctttgacatagtcataaagcataagtagatgtttttctggaattctcttggttttttgataatccaacagatgttggcaatttcatctcttgttcctctgccttttctaaatccagcttgaacatctggaagttcatggttcacatactgttgaaacctgacttggagaattttgagcattactatctagcatgtgaaatgagtgtaattgtgctatagtttgagcattctttggcattgtctttctttgggattggaatgaaaactgaccttttccagtcctgtggccactgctgagttttccaaatttgctggcatattgagtgcagccctttcacagcatcatcttttaggatttgaaatagctcaactggaactccatcacttccactagctttgttcgtagtgatgcttcctaaggtccacttgacttcacattccaggatgtctggctctaggttggtgatcttaccatcatgattacctgagttgtgaagatcatttttgtgtagttctgtgtattcttgccacctcttcttgatatcgtctgcatctgttaggtctataccatttctgtcctttattgtgcccatctttgcatgaaatttgccttggtatctctaattttcttgaagagatctctagactttcccattatattgttttcctctatttgtttgcactgatcacggaggaaggctttcttatctctcctggctattctctggaactctgcattcaaataggtatatctttccttttatcctttgccttttgcttctcttctattcacagctatttgtaaggactcctcagacaggCATGTTGCCTTTTTACActtcttttccttgggaatggtcttgatcactgccgcctgtacaatgtcacaaacctctgtccatagttcttcaggcactgtatcagatctcatcctttgaatctatttgccacttctactgtataattgtaagggatttgatttaggtcatacctgaatggtctagtggttttcgctactttcttcaatttacatctcAATTTTCCAATaacaagttcatgatctgagccacagtcagctactggtcttattttgctgactgtatagagcttctccatctttggctgcaaagaatataatcaatctggttttggtGTTTACCATCTGGTtgatgtcaatgtgtagagtctcttcttgtgttgttggaagagggtgtttggtatgaccagagcgttctgttggcaaaactctattagcctttgccctgcttcattctgtactcctaggccaaatttgtctgttactccaggtatttctgacTTCCTACtattgcattccagccccctataatgaaaaggacatcttttttgggtattagttctaataggtcttgtagatctttatAGAGCCGgtcaacttcagcctcttcagcgttacacatcaccatatgtaaaatggatagctaaTAGGAGGTTGCTCTGTGGCACAGGGAGCTCACTGATGCTCTGAGACAACCTGAGTGTGTGGGGGGGTCTAGAGGGAGGGAACAGATGTATACTCACGGCTGACTCCCGTTGTTGTatgcagaaaccagcacaacattgtaaagcaattatcctccaattaaaaaaaaagattacagcaGAAAACTTCCAAAATTTATGAAAGACATTATGTCACTGATCAAAGAACTCCTATAAAACAAAGAGTATAAGCTTTAAGAAATTAGTAAACAGCTTGGAATAGCATTATAAAAATGctcagaaaaaacaaacatgcaaaaaaaaaaaaaaaaatcaaatacagcAACCAGAGAAAAACAGCAAAGAGCAGCCTGAATGTAAAGCTGAATGTTGGGAATTACATGATcgaaaacaatgaaaagatatGTTCAGAGTTTTGAGAGAAAATGACAATTAAATTAGAGGACACACTGagcaaacattatttaaaaattctttacataAATTCCAGGAGACTTTTTGAGGTGTCACATTTGGGTGGGTTTCAAATGAACAAGTGCTGAGGAAATTCATGACTACCAGGACTTACTAGTGGGCAATCTTCAAGCAAGACAATTACTTTCCCAGAAGGAACTCAGATTGGCAGACACTCAGAAGAGCAGCAAAATCATAAATATGTGAGTGGATACAAATGAACATCATCTGAGAAAATGACAGTATTAATGTATTGCTATATAtataacaaagctggaggcaggttacctgatttcaaattatattacaaagtTATAGTAATAAAAACATAATGGTATTAGCATTAAAGAATGAtatataggccaatggaacagatgaaggagcccagaaataaacccacacaaatAAACTCAGCTACTCCTCCCAAGAagctcaagaatatacaatgaagaaaggaCAATTTCTTCAAAAATGACATTGGAAAAACTGGATTTACACATGCAAATGGATAAAACTGGACCTCTAACTTATACCATACAGAAAAATCaacacaaaatgaattaaagacttaaaaataagaCTTAAACCCATAAAACTGCTAGAAGAAAACTTAGGTTAAAAACTCctttgacagtgatcttggcactgatttcttggatatgacaccaaaagcacaggggAAAAgagtaagaataaataaatgagactatgtcaaattgaaaaaaaaaaacagcaaagaaatTCTGTACAGTAAAGGCAACAATTAACAAAGTGAGaaagcaacctacagaatggaagaaaatagctgCAAGATTATATTTTCGataggggttaatatccaaaatacataaggaaTTTATATCACTCAAtcacaaaatcaaataaaaaacccAATGAAAAAAATTGACAGAGGACCAAACAGACACTTTTCTAAAGAGGGATGCAAATGactgtgaaaagatgctcaacatcagtaatcatcagggaattgcaaaccaaaaccacaatgaaatatcatgtcACATCTGATAGAATagctattcttaaaaaaaaaaaaaaataagtctttgcaaagatgtggaaaaaaaggaacccttttgctctgttggtggggatgtaagttAGTACAACTACTGGGAAGACAGTATAGAGGTtccctcaatttttaaaacagtagTACCATATactccagtaatcccacttctgggcacatatccaaaggaaataaaatcactattGTAAAGAGATATCTGAGCGCTCACGTTCATATTCACAATATGCAAGATAAGAATCAACCTAAACAGTCATtgctggataaagaaaatgtggtatatatacaatggattacTATTTAGCCTTAAAAGGAAATCCtactgtgaggctgccagggttaataccatgacaggcggcctggacctaagttttagcttcccccgaaatggtaagattccctacccccatcaagtaacctggagccagccaatcaatatgcgcccaacaagaacaaagggagagctgaaaagcccgcgaaagtctgtacggatagaattgctttgcaaacatgtaaccaatccgcttaagccagttactaaccgcttttgcatatctcataaatttgtgtaacaagcttgagctcggcgctttctgaccctgcaccattgtgatgttggtggcagaaggccctggctcgagacagtaataaacttccctttttttgcgagttgcattgtcttggaagccttctctctcttcccgctcggggattcggacatcgggcataacatttgggggctcgtccgggatcccttgaccgggagAAGAGAACGCTTACAGAacaaaggggaaggataaataataacaccggtgctcaggaagcagggaggcagCCGACTCCGCTGGAAGGCTTTTTATAAACGGGGAGCCAGTCGGCGTAAGGCCTGGGCCAGCGgacgcgctgggaggcagccgacTCCGCGGGAAGGCTTTTTATAAAGGGGGAGCCAGCCGGCGTAAGGCCAAGGCCAGCGgacgcgctgggaggcagccgacTCCGCGGGAAGGAAAGTTCCTCTCCCGACCCCGAGTCTGATGAACAGCGGACGTCATTCGGTAAGGTGAATCTGCCACCGGGAGGCAAGAAaattcagggggcccgaaaacccagcgctgtgtcgtCGGCCGACGTTTgtttgtccgtgtgtttgtctttggctctccgtgttttttatgtgtgccggcattgtctctagtctcgttctcttctggtgcattgttctctctcacttctgacttattctctttctctctcttccttaccgttaattctttgaccatggggcaaggagaatctaccccactttctctcatgactgaccatttttcggatgtcagggccagggcccatgACTTGTCTTTGCtggtcaagaaaagtaaattaataactttttgttctgcagagtggcccgcctttcaggttggatggcctccggaaggcacctttcaaccgtccatcatacaggctgtgaaggaaaagattatggctcctgatccctggggccatccgagtcaggtcccctatgtcatggtctggcaggatctagtggaaaatccgcctaaatggttaaaaccttttgtttacaaacttcctagttcctccagttcacaggtcctggtgatggagacccccccggaggaaaccaaaaagaaagaggacccaaaaccagTCCTTCAGGAATCTTCTTATCCAAACCTGATAGATCTAGAAATGGAGATAAGGCCTCCGCCATATGTGCCCTCCTTGCAATCCCCTCCGAGGAGAGAAGCTCCCACAGGTGAACCGAGAGGATTAAGAGGGCCAACGGGAACCAACCATGAGGGGGGACCGGCATTGGGGACCCGGGGGAAAACTAAGGGAGATAAGGGTAAGCAAGACCCTGGGGACCTagagttaccttcatccactGTTCAGGCGCTCCCTGTCCGAGTGGGACCAACTAACCCGgacggagagcgaacctatcagtactggcccttttccacgagtgacctgtacaattggaagacccaaaaccctcctttctcagagaagccccaaggcctcattgacctcttagattccattttgttcactcataatcccacctgggatgattgtcagcagctgttgcaggtgctcttcaccacggaagaacgggagcgaattcTGGCAGAGGCGCGGAAACGGGTACCAGGGGTCGACGGGAGGCCAACTGCCCAGCCTCATcttgtggacgaggggtttcccctgttgcggcctaactgggattttgagcgagtggaaggtagggagcgtctccgagtataccgccagactctaatggctggcatgcgggctgcagcaagaaagccgacaaatctggcaaaggtaaatttagtaaggcaagagcccactgaaagcccggcagccttcctagagaggctgatggaagctttcaggcaatatacacctatggacccccaggctgaggagtcacgcgctgcagttttgttagcgtttgtgaatcaggcagccccagatattaggaagaaattacaaaaagtagagggattgggagaacagacaatacaggatttactgaaagtagctgaaaaggtatttaataatagggagaccccagaagaaagggaagagcgaattcggcgggaggaaagggaattagcggagaagatcaggaaagaagacagGGAACATAGGGCTAgagaaaaccggaagaaccagaaggagctagcccagattctttttgcggggataaaggctggaacagaattgagggaacctcgaAACCCCCGgacgagagaaaaagaaaaaccaaaaaggcaggccctaaagaaggaTCAGGGcgcctactgcaaagaacaggggcactggaaaaacgagtgccctaagagggactcaAAGAGAGGAAtgacccagagagaaaaaatcccccctggaactcgagttctatatgcgggggaagacagtgactaggggagtcgagactcggcacccctccccgagtcttgggtaaccatacatgtggaggggaaacccgttggcttcatggtagatactggcgcccaacactctgttttaaatgaaaaactgggaccaatgtctaagaaagcCAGCTTAGTGcaaggagccacggggacaaaaagatattgttggaccacagaacggaaagtaaatctggggacccaccaggtgtcccattcgtttttggtgataccagaatgcccagcccctctacttggaagagacttgttgactaaagttaatgctcagatccattttgaccccgggggaatgtcagtcacggatggacttggacaaccgatacatgtcttgtcccTAGCCTTAagggatgaatacagactttttgcgcctaagccctcagagaccatagcactagatgtacaaccgtgggtccataaatacccattggcctgggcagaaacagcaggaatgggactagctaaacagagacatccggtcgtcatcgagctaaaggccgaggcaattcctgtgagggtgagacagtaccctatgagccaagaagctcggcgggggatcactccccacattcgacggctCATGGAGGCCGGAATTCTCAGGCgatgccaatccccttggaacacccccttactgccggtgaagaagccaggggggacggattacagacctgtccaagacctgcgagaagtcaacaaacgggtgagtgacatacacccaactgtccctaacccgtatactctcctgagcagtttactgcctgagtacacttggtacactgtgctggacttgaaggatgcctttttcagcctacccctggcagtccagagccaggagatatttgcctttgagtggactgagggggaaggccaaccggtagtacaattaacttggacccgcctcccacaggggttcaagaactcccctaccttgtttaatgaggctctgagtgaggacctctacgaatatcgggcttgccacccagaggtcattctgctacaatatgtagatgaccttatgttggctggaaccacagaggaagcTTGCAGCCATGCCACTGGGGACCTATTACAAACCCTAGGCATCTTGGGGTATCGCGCTAGcgcaaagaaggcacaaatagcccggcaagaggtcacctatttggggtataagatcagacaggggcaaaggtggctaacccaggccatgaaagaaacaatattgcagataccagagcccaaaaaccctcgccaggtgagagagttcctggggactgttggatattgcagactgtggattatggggtttgctgagaaggcccggcccttatatgagggaagtaaagagaccccaaagtggacttggactgagccaatgaaacaggctttccagacactcagacgggccctactagaagccccagcccttgccctgcctaacccaaataagtcattccagctgtttgtagatgaaaagcaaggaataggaaagggggtcttgactcaacaatggggaccatggaagcggccggtagcatacctttcgaagcgattagacccggtggccgctgggtggcccccttgccttcgcATCATTGCAGCTACAGCCCTCCTCGTCCACGACGCTGACGagttgacgtatggacagcaactctcggtttacaccccccacgcagtggaaggggttttaaagcagccgccgggtaagtggatctccaatgcccgcttgacacactaccaggccttgctgctcgatgccccacgggtgcgttttcagaccccttgctcccTAAAT
This is a stretch of genomic DNA from Dama dama isolate Ldn47 chromosome 18, ASM3311817v1, whole genome shotgun sequence. It encodes these proteins:
- the LOC133072358 gene encoding uncharacterized protein LOC133072358 encodes the protein GPMSKKASLVQGATGTKRYCWTTERKVNLGTHQVSHSFLVIPECPAPLLGRDLLTKVNAQIHFDPGGMSVTDGLGQPIHVLSLALRDEYRLFAPKPSETIALDVQPWVHKYPLAWAETAGMGLAKQRHPVVIELKAEAIPVRVRQYPMSQEARRGITPHIRRLMEAGILRRCQSPWNTPLLPVKKPGGTDYRPVQDLREVNKRVSDIHPTVPNPYTLLSSLLPEYTWYTVLDLKDAFFSLPLAVQSQEIFAFEWTEGEGQPVVQLTWTRLPQGFKNSPTLFNEALSEDLYEYRACHPEVILLQYVDDLMLAGTTEEACSHATGDLLQTLGILGYRASAKKAQIARQEVTYLGYKIRQGQRWLTQAMKETILQIPEPKNPRQVREFLGTVGYCRLWIMGFAEKARPLYEGSKETPKWTWTEPMKQAFQTLRRALLEAPALALPNPNKSFQLFVDEKQGIGKGVLTQQWGPWKRPVAYLSKRLDPVAAGWPPCLRIIAATALLVHDADELTYGQQLSVYTPHAVEGVLKQPPGKWISNARLTHYQALLLDAPRVRFQTPCSLNPATLLPNPEKDSPLHDCSEILAEALAARRDLTDVPLSNSELVWFTDGSSYVKDGQRKAGAAIVDDSGRTIWAETLPPNTSAQKAELIALIQALEQAKGKRVTIFTDSRYAFSTAHIQGPIYQERGFRTAEGKEVKNLPEIRRLLEAVQLPRAVAIVHVPGHQKGEDPKARGNRAADAAAREAASRDYAAPILAVGLPPPGMGTLPPVPEYSLPDLAWINKDTTLQKDDQDGWYRDQNNNLILPATLGRHLCEHLHTTTHLGEKKTLTLLQMACLRFPRQNATVREIIQACEACQLMRAEKKQHSGTRSTGLDPGFTAITCGKLHRKNRKKREQNGRRVLTRQIL